One window of the Nocardia huaxiensis genome contains the following:
- a CDS encoding TetR/AcrR family transcriptional regulator, whose protein sequence is MGEAKGSEPELGLRERKKRQTKIDLCMAARRLTIEKGLDATTTDDIAKAVGVSPRTFFNYYDTKLDAVVGPVTEIGTPQARTEFVAGGPTGVLIDDVVWLYASGYEPEDEVRESIALVAEIIKTEPRVLAGFIAAGARHEAAVGELLTARRGAQVSAEFAGVTAGIMSNLTTRAAMSLAADPSRSLAEALRAQCALAADLFRRPDER, encoded by the coding sequence ATGGGTGAGGCGAAGGGCAGCGAGCCGGAACTCGGGCTGCGCGAGCGCAAGAAACGACAGACGAAGATCGATCTGTGCATGGCGGCGCGACGGCTGACGATCGAGAAGGGCCTGGACGCGACCACCACCGATGACATCGCCAAGGCGGTCGGGGTGTCGCCGCGCACGTTCTTCAACTACTACGACACCAAGCTGGACGCGGTCGTCGGGCCGGTGACCGAGATCGGAACCCCGCAGGCGCGCACGGAATTCGTGGCCGGCGGTCCCACCGGGGTGCTCATCGACGACGTGGTGTGGCTGTACGCCTCCGGCTACGAGCCGGAAGACGAAGTGCGCGAAAGCATTGCGCTCGTCGCCGAGATCATCAAGACCGAGCCGCGCGTGCTGGCCGGATTCATCGCCGCCGGAGCACGGCACGAGGCGGCGGTGGGGGAGCTGCTGACCGCGCGCCGGGGCGCGCAGGTCTCGGCCGAATTCGCCGGAGTCACCGCAGGAATCATGTCCAACCTCACCACCCGGGCAGCAATGTCGTTGGCCGCCGATCCTTCTCGGTCGCTGGCCGAGGCGCTGCGAGCGCAGTGCGCATTGGCGGCCGACCTGTTCCGCCGACCTGATGAGAGATGA
- a CDS encoding MDR family MFS transporter has protein sequence MTTTADSPPTPIVLTQKRIWLIFAALIAGMFLASLDQTIVGTAMPTIVGELGGVNEMAWTATSYLLATTIVMPIYGKFGDLFGRRWLFLFAIGVFTAASVGAALATGFWEFIAFRGLQGVGGGGLMILAQAIIADVVPAKDRGKYMAPMGAVFGLTSVAGPLLGGFFADHTGWRWCFWINVPIGLAAFAVAFKYLNIPSHRPKARPDYLGVVLMSAATTLLILVTDWGGKRYAWDSAVILAMIAALVLVVGVFIMVEARAEEPMLPLWLFRNRTFVLTSAIGLVVGLVMFAALAFIPTYLQMATGASASVSGLLLIPMMVGMMATLITSMNAITKTGRYRVYPPLGALIMGAGMLWLTQLSASTSMWVVSGMLLVMGAGLGLIMQIIVLVVQNAVAPDQIGTATSANNYFREMGGAIGVAVFGSIFTNRLTEGLTGAFRDNWAQAAGSGVDPSALVPSVVKNLPAQLHDAIVGAYVDALVPGFWYLIPGVAVAFLLALFIPHLTLSDEAGMIARGEAVLEEDLPKADAKA, from the coding sequence ATGACCACGACGGCTGATTCGCCGCCGACCCCGATCGTCCTGACGCAGAAACGAATCTGGCTCATCTTCGCCGCGCTGATCGCCGGCATGTTCCTGGCCAGCCTCGATCAGACCATCGTGGGCACCGCCATGCCGACCATTGTCGGCGAGCTGGGCGGCGTCAACGAAATGGCGTGGACCGCAACGTCCTACCTGCTGGCCACCACCATCGTCATGCCCATCTACGGCAAATTCGGCGACCTGTTCGGCCGCCGCTGGCTGTTCCTGTTCGCCATCGGCGTCTTCACCGCGGCGTCGGTCGGCGCGGCGCTGGCCACCGGATTCTGGGAGTTCATCGCCTTCCGCGGCCTGCAGGGCGTGGGCGGCGGCGGTCTGATGATCCTGGCGCAGGCCATCATCGCCGATGTGGTGCCGGCCAAGGACCGCGGCAAATACATGGCCCCGATGGGCGCGGTGTTCGGTCTCACCTCGGTGGCCGGGCCGCTGCTGGGCGGTTTCTTCGCCGATCACACCGGCTGGCGCTGGTGCTTCTGGATCAATGTGCCGATCGGGCTGGCGGCCTTCGCCGTCGCGTTCAAATACCTCAACATTCCCAGCCATCGGCCCAAGGCGAGGCCGGACTACCTCGGCGTCGTGCTCATGTCGGCGGCCACCACGCTGCTCATTCTCGTAACCGATTGGGGCGGTAAGCGTTACGCGTGGGATTCCGCGGTGATTCTGGCCATGATCGCCGCCCTGGTGCTGGTGGTCGGCGTGTTCATCATGGTGGAGGCGCGGGCCGAAGAACCCATGCTGCCGCTGTGGCTGTTCCGCAATCGCACCTTCGTGCTGACCTCGGCCATCGGCCTGGTGGTGGGCCTGGTCATGTTCGCGGCGCTCGCGTTCATCCCCACCTATCTGCAAATGGCCACCGGCGCTTCGGCTTCGGTGTCCGGCCTGCTGCTGATCCCCATGATGGTCGGCATGATGGCCACGCTCATCACCTCCATGAACGCCATCACCAAGACCGGCCGCTACCGCGTCTATCCGCCGCTGGGCGCACTCATCATGGGCGCCGGCATGCTGTGGCTGACCCAGCTCAGCGCGAGCACCTCCATGTGGGTGGTGTCCGGGATGCTGCTGGTCATGGGCGCGGGGCTGGGCCTGATCATGCAGATCATCGTGCTGGTGGTGCAGAACGCGGTTGCGCCCGATCAGATCGGCACCGCGACCAGCGCCAACAACTACTTCCGGGAAATGGGCGGCGCGATCGGCGTGGCGGTCTTCGGGTCGATCTTCACCAACCGGCTGACCGAGGGACTCACCGGCGCGTTCCGGGACAACTGGGCGCAGGCGGCGGGCTCCGGGGTGGATCCGAGCGCGCTGGTGCCGTCGGTGGTGAAAAACCTTCCCGCCCAACTGCACGACGCGATCGTGGGCGCATACGTCGACGCCCTGGTGCCCGGGTTCTGGTACCTGATTCCCGGTGTGGCCGTGGCCTTCCTGCTGGCGCTGTTCATCCCGCACCTGACGCTTTCCGACGAGGCGGGCATGATCGCTCGCGGTGAAGCGGTGCTGGAGGAGGATCTGCCGAAGGCGGACGCGAAGGCATAG
- a CDS encoding MFS transporter, translated as MLIPLALAQFICSFAGSSMNVMITDIGTDLHTTVAGVQLAITVFLLVMAALMIPGGALTERWGRKRCFQLGLLIYAAGALLSAVAPGLGVLILGNSILEGVGTALLIPPVYILTTLLFTDTAARAGAFGLITGMGGVGAATGPLIGGVISTTISWRAVFLFQVLIIVVIMALGRRISDPLPAVPDRPFDLVGTVLSASGMVFLVLGIMQANNGFSVMMLQIAVGVLVLAAFVLHLRSRERLGRPVLLSLSMFGNRTSNLGLITQNIQWLLLMGSSFVVATYLQVVRGFNAVETGVICTAATIGILCSSLLAARSARNHPARVMIIAGFLVTIAGMVVLLVLVRAWHSAWAFTPGLLLTGLGLGAMLTPSVNVVQSAFPEDQQGEISGLSRAVSNLGSALGTSIAGTLLLVSLATPGRAYLLAVAVLVAFAVAGLVAAWFLPVTQPEPVENSG; from the coding sequence ATGCTGATTCCGCTCGCCCTGGCACAGTTCATCTGCAGCTTCGCCGGCTCGAGCATGAATGTGATGATCACCGATATCGGGACGGATCTGCACACCACGGTCGCAGGGGTGCAGCTGGCGATCACGGTCTTCCTGCTGGTGATGGCCGCGCTCATGATTCCCGGCGGCGCGCTCACCGAACGCTGGGGGCGAAAACGCTGCTTCCAGCTGGGGCTGCTCATCTACGCGGCGGGCGCGTTGCTGAGCGCCGTCGCACCCGGTCTGGGCGTGCTCATCCTCGGCAACTCGATACTCGAGGGCGTGGGAACGGCCCTGCTCATCCCGCCGGTGTACATCCTGACCACCCTGCTGTTCACCGATACCGCCGCGCGCGCCGGGGCGTTCGGCCTGATCACCGGGATGGGCGGGGTGGGGGCGGCGACCGGGCCGCTGATCGGCGGGGTGATCTCGACGACGATCTCCTGGCGGGCCGTCTTCCTGTTCCAGGTGCTGATCATCGTCGTCATCATGGCGCTGGGCCGGAGGATCTCCGATCCGCTGCCCGCCGTGCCGGATCGGCCGTTCGACCTGGTGGGGACCGTGCTGTCGGCGAGCGGCATGGTGTTCCTGGTGCTGGGAATCATGCAGGCGAACAATGGATTCAGCGTGATGATGCTGCAGATCGCGGTGGGCGTCCTGGTGCTGGCCGCCTTCGTGTTGCACCTGCGTTCGCGTGAGCGGCTGGGCCGCCCGGTCCTGTTGTCGCTGAGCATGTTCGGCAACCGGACCTCGAATCTGGGTCTGATCACGCAGAACATCCAGTGGTTGCTGCTGATGGGCAGTTCCTTCGTCGTCGCCACCTATCTGCAGGTCGTGCGCGGCTTCAACGCCGTCGAGACGGGCGTGATCTGCACGGCCGCCACCATTGGAATCCTGTGCAGCTCACTGCTGGCCGCGCGGTCGGCCCGAAATCATCCGGCGCGGGTGATGATCATCGCCGGCTTTCTGGTGACGATCGCGGGCATGGTGGTCCTGCTCGTCCTCGTGCGCGCCTGGCATTCGGCCTGGGCATTCACGCCCGGACTGCTGCTCACCGGTCTGGGCCTCGGCGCGATGCTGACGCCCTCGGTCAATGTGGTCCAGTCGGCGTTCCCCGAAGATCAGCAGGGCGAGATATCGGGACTGTCCCGCGCGGTGTCGAATCTGGGTTCGGCCCTGGGTACCAGCATCGCCGGCACGCTGCTGCTCGTCAGCCTGGCCACGCCCGGCCGGGCCTATCTGCTGGCGGTGGCCGTGCTGGTCGCTTTCGCGGTCGCCGGGCTGGTAGCGGCCTGGTTCCTGCCTGTCACCCAGCCGGAGCCGGTCGAGAATTCCGGCTAG